The DNA segment CCTTGGCGTTCGCGGTTTGCCCGGCACCTCAACCGCGAACAGCGGCCCCTACCCAAGCCTCACGCCGCTTGTCTGGGCAGAGACGCTCCCTTGACCTCTTCCAGAAAGGCACCGTCGCTCAACAGGTCATGGGCGAGCGACGCGAGGATGCGGGCGCCGTCCAACACGGCCGCGTCTCCCCGCTCGCTCCTGGCGGCCTCCGCGAACCCGGCGGTGTGCGGCTGCGCCTCGTCGTCGATGGCCAGGTAGGCGTGCAGGGCAGGCAGGCGCTGCGAGACGTTGCCCATGTCGGTCGAGCCGCCGTAGTCGAGCGGGTCGTAGGGCAAGACCTCTCGCCCCAGCCGCGCGCCGTGCACGGCGAAGCGCTCCGCCAGGACCAGGTTGGTCGCCATGTTGTCGTAGGGCTTGACGCTCTCCGCTATGGTGAGCTCGGCGCCCGTCATCAGCGCGGCCCCCTCGAAGACCTTTCGGGCGCGCGGCACCAGGCTGTCATAGAGATAATCCTTGCTGGCCGCGCGCAAGAAGACGCGCATGGCCGCCTCCTTGGGGATGATGTTGACCGCGTCGCCGCCGTGGGTGACGACGCCGTGGATGCGCACGTCGGGGGTAACCTGCTGGCGCAGCGCGTCGAGACCACTGAAGGCCAGCCGCACCGCGTCGAGCGCGTTGACGCCCAGGTGCGGCGCCGCCGCGGCGTGGGCCGGCACGCCACTGTAGCGCACCTCCCAGCCCACCCGGGCGAGCGAAGGGCCACCGACCCGGGTCTCATAGCTCGGGTGGATCATCATGGCGGCGTCGAGCCCGTCGAAGACACCCGCCTCGAGCAGGATGACCTTGCCCCCGCCGCCCTCCTCGCCGGGCGTGCCGACGACCACCAGCTCGCCTGCCAGGTTCTCCAGCAGCGGCGCGAGCGCCAGCGCGCCGCCCAGGCTCATGGTGGCGATGACGTTGTGGCCGCAGGCGTGGCCCAGGCCCTCGAGCGCATCGTACTCGCAGACCAGCGCCACCTTCGGCCCGCTGTTGGCCCCAGCACCTTTGCCGGGCAGGCGGGCGTAGAAGGCCGTCTCCAGGCCACCTGCCCCGCACTCGACCGCGAAGCCGTGCGCCGCCAAGGTCTCGGCGAGCCAGCTCGAGGCCTGCCTTTCCTCGAAGCGGATCTCGGGGTGCGCGTGGATCTTGTGGCTCAACTCGAGCAACAAGGGACGCAAGCCTGCTATCTGGGCGTCGATCCTCTCATAAGCCTGTCGCGCGCTGCTTTCTCTTTGCATGCCGTCTCCTCTTTGCATGCTATCTCCTCTCGAGTGCCTGGCCGCCGTCAATCGCTTGCGACCGTCGGCGCCGGATTGACGCTCAAAGCCAATCCTCTGACAGTTTCCCACAAGAAACGCCGCAAGGAGGTTCTCGAGTTGTGTTAGGTCTGCGCTAAGGCTGTGTTAGCATAGTTAGAGGCACAACCATTAACGAACGGTAGGTGCTGGACAAGGCCGCGGTCGCCACTTGGGCCGCAACTTCAAGGGAGGATATTTCGTGAGAAACATCGTTTCGCTGCTGGCTCTACTGCTGCTCAGCACCTTGGGCACGGTGGGCGCGCAGAGTGACCGGCCCATCACCATCGCCTTTGAGGGCGGCGCCGTCACCATGGACCCGCACAAGCGCCAGGAGACCACCACGCTGGCCTGGCAGCAGCACATCTACGAGTACCTCATCCGCATGAGCCGCGAGGGCGAGCTGGTGCCCGAGCTGGCCACCGCCTGGGAGGCCGAAGGGGAGAACAGCTGGGTCATCACCCTCCGCGAGGGCGTCACCTGGCACGACGGCAGCCCTTTCACCGCCGCGGACGTGGTGGGTTCGCTGACCCGCGCCAAGACGCACCCCGAATCGCAGATGGCGCAGTTTTTGACCGCCATGCGCGAAGCGGTCGCCACGGGCGCGCACACCGTCGAAATTCACACCGACACGCCCGACCCGCTCCTGCCGCTCAAGCTCGCCCAGGTGCTCGTCGCCAAGCCGGACTACGCCGAGGAAGTAGGCGACGACCGGATGGCCAACGAGCCGATGGGCACGGGACCCTACCGCGCGCTGAGCTACACCACCGACGACTCCCTAACGCTCGAGGCCTTTGCCGACTACTGGGGCGAGCAGCCTGAGTTCAGGCGCGTGCGCCTGGTCAACATCCCGGCCGGCGCGACGCGCCTGTCGGCGCTGTTGACGGGCGACGTGGACATCGCCGAGAAGATCCTGCCGCAGGACTTCGAGCGCGTCGAACGCAGCCCCGACGCCTACATCACCATGGCGCCGAGCACCCGCGTCATCTACCTGACCATGAACTTCGAGTGCCGCGAAAACTGCCCGGCGAGCGGCCTGCCCGGCGGCGTCAATCCCTTCGTCGATCCCAGGGTCCGCCAGGCGGTCGCTCACGCCATCAATCTGGACGCCATCATCGAGCGGGTGATGGGCGGGGTCGTCACCCCGGCCACCCAGTACATCTCCCCCATCGACTACCTCTACGATCCGCTCGTCGAGCGCTTTGACTACGATCCCGAGCGCGCCCGCGAACTGCTGGCCGAGGCCGGCTACGAGAACGGCTTCCGGATGCGCCTCGACGCGCCCAACGACCGCTACTTGAACGACGCGCTGGTCGCCCAGGCCGTCGGCGGCATGCTCGGCGCGGTCGGCATCGAGGTCGAGGTCAACGCCACCACCCGCACGGTCTTCTTTCCCATGATCGACGAAGGCGAGTTCATGATGTATCTAGCGGGCTGGGGCTCGCCAGACGTCGTCAGCACCTTCAACAACATGATCCACACCAGGGACCCCCAGGCGGGCTTTGGCCGGCTGAACCGCTACTTCTACGCCAACCCCGAGATGGACGCGCTCATCGCCGAGGTCAATGCCGAGTTCGACGAGGCGCGCCGCATCGAACTCATCCACGAGATCAACCAGCGCACCCTCAAAGAGGACGTGGTGTGGATTCCCCTCTACGTCGAGAGCGTTATAGCGGGCGTGCGCGGCGACATCGACTTCGAGGCCAACCCGCAGGAGTACATCCTCGCCTTCGAGATGCGCAGCCGCTAGCCGGCGCTGACCCCGGTGCAGGGAGCAGGGACAGCCCCTTGTCCCTGCACCTAATCTTATGCTCAGCTTTATCTTTCAGCGCAGCGTGCAGGCCTTTGGCGTCCTGGTCTTCGTAGGGACGCTGGTGTTCTTCTTGCTCAACGTGGCCGGCGACCCGGTGGAGCTCTTGGCGCCCGAGAACGCCACCCAAGCCCAGATCGACCAGATCCGCAGCAACTTCGGCCTCGACCGGCCCCTCTACGTGCAGTACTGGCGTTTCCTGTCGAGCGCCGTCCAGGGCGATCTGGGGCGCTCCTTCCAGACCGGCCAGCCCGCCATGGGCATGATCGTCGAGCGCTTTCCGGCCACCGCCCAGCTCGTCTTGGCCGCCATGCTGATGGCGCTGGTCCTGGGCGTGCCGATGGGGGTGATGGCGGCCAACCGTCACGGCAGCCTGGTCGACAAGACGCTTCTTTTCGTCAGCGTCCTGGGCGTCTCCGCGCCCAACTTCTGGCTGGCGGTCATGCTGCTCTTAATCTTCAGCGTCGAACTGGGCTGGCTGCCCGCCTATGGCAGCGGCACGCTCGCCCACCTCGTCTTGCCGGCCTTTACCCTGGCGACCTACCGCATCGCCCTCTTCACCCGGCTGATCCGCGCCACCCTGCTCGAGGAACTCTCGCAGGACTACGTGCGCACCGCGCGGGCCAAGGGCGTCGTGCCGCGCCTGGTCGTCTACCGCCACGCCATGCGCAACGCGCTGATTCCCTTCGTGACGGTCACCGGGCTCGAGTTCGGCAACCTGTTGGCGGGCGCCGTCGTCACCGAGAGCATCTTCGCCTGGCCGGGCATGAACCGGCTGGCCCTGCGCGCGCTGACCACCCTGGACTTTCCCGTCATCATCTCCTTTACGCTGTTCGTGGCCCTGATCTTCGTCGTCTTGAACACCCTGGTCGACATCCTCTACAGCGTCATCGACCCGCGCGTGAGGTACAACTAGATGGGACCGACCAGATGAGAACCGGCCAGATGAGGACTGGATAAATGACATCCAGGCGCCTGCTCAAATCCTTGCCGGTCGCGCCGCTGCTCATCCTGCTCGTGTTCGTCGTCGCCTCGCTCGGCGCGGACCTGTTCGCGCCCCACGACCCGCGCCAGCAGAATATCCTCATCAACTTGGCGCCGCCGAACTGGCTGCCCGGCGGCGAGGAGGACCATCTCCTCGGCACCGACAACCTGGGCCGCGACATCCTCTCGAACATCCTCTACGGCGGCCGCGTCTCACTGGCGGTCGGCTTCTTCGCCCTGCTCATCAGCGCCGCTATCGGCATTCCGCTGGGCCTCGTCGCCGGCTACTTCGGTGGCCGCGCGGGCAGCCTGATCATGCGCCTAGCCGACGCGCAGCTGGCGCTGCCCACCATTTTGGTGGCGCTGGTGGTCCTGGCGCTCTTGGGCGCCGGCCTCGACCGGGTCATCCTGGTCATCGGCGTGGTGGGCTGGGCCATCTACGCCCGCATCACCCGCGCGGCGGTCATCCAGGTGCGCGAAAGGGACTTCGTCAGCGCCGCGCAGGCACTCGGCACCAGCACCCCGCGCATCCTCGCCAAACACATCCTTCCCAACGCCCTGTCGCCCATCTTGGTCCAGCTCTCGGTGGACTTTCCGCGGGTGGTGCTCCTGGAGGCCACGCTGTCCTTTCTCGGCTTGGGCGTCAGCGTGGACACGCCGAGCCTCGGGCTGATGGTAGCCGCGGGCCAGAACCACCTCTTCAGCGGCGTCTGGTGGCTGAGCGCCTTTCCCGGCCTGGCCCTCACCTTTTTGGTGCTCTCGGTCAACTTGCTGGGCGACTGGGTGCGCGATGTCTTCGATCCGAGGCTCAGGCTCTAGGCCTTTTGGAAGCGCCGCCACGCCGGTCATCATCCTGCATGATGATGAGGCTCCGGTCTTGGAAGCCCGATCTTATCGGCTCGCTTGCGCCAGCGCCTTGGCCTGCTCCAGCACCTCGTCGAACATCGCCCCGGTGAGCCGGCCGGTGTTGGTGTTCTGGACGCTCACGTGGTAGGAGTCGAGCAGCGGCGGCCAGCCCCCGAAGCGGTGCAGCGCGCCGTGGGCGAAGGGATGGCGGCGCTTCTTGACGCTCACTCCCCGGCCGCGCAACAGCTCGAGGTAACTGTCGTGGGCGATAGCGCCGAGCGCCAGGACGACCCTGAGCCCCAGCAGGCGGTCGAGGTCGAAGGCGAGCCAGCGCCGGCAGTTGCGCAGCTCCTCCCTGGCGGGCTTGTTGCCGGGCGGGGCGCAGCGCGCCGCCGCCGTGATGAAGACGCCGTGCAAACCCATGCCGTCACCCCTGGCCATCGCCCCTGGCTGGCTGGCGAGGCCGGCGCGGTAGAGGGCCGGATAGAGAAAGTCGCCCGAACCGTCGCCCGTGAACATCCTGCCGGTGCGGTTCGAGCCGTGAGCGCCGGGGGCGAGGCCGAGCAGCAAGATGCCCGCCGCCGGGTCGCCAAAGCCCGGCACCGGCTTGCCCCAGTAGTCCTGGTCCCGGTAGGCGCGGCGCCTCAGCCGGGCGACCTCCTCACGGTGCGCCACCAGCCGCGGGCAGAGGGTGCAGCTGAGCAGCTCCGGCGGTGCCGGGTCGAAGGCCGGGTCGAAGGTCATGCTCAGCCCCGGCGCGCCCGCCAGGCCCCCTCGAGGCGTACCAGGGCCTCTTGCAGGATGGCCCGGGAGGTGGCGAAGTTGAGCCGGGCGAAGCCCTCGCCGCCGGGCCCGTACTGCGGCCCTTCGTTGAGGCCGACCTTGGCCTCCAGGAGCAAAAAGGGGTAGAGGTCCTCAGCCAAGCCGAGCCCGCGCAGGTCGAGCCAGGCCAGATAGGTGCCCTCGGGCTCGGCGTAGCCGATCTGCGGCAGGCGCTCGCGGAGAAACTCGCCCAGGAAGGCGCGGTTGCCTGTCAGGTAAGCGAGGCTGTCCTCCAACCACTCCCCGCCCTCACGGTAAGCGGCCAGCGCCGCCGACTGCGCTAAGACGTTGGGCGGCGTGACCAGGCCCTGCCCCAACCTCTTGAAGCGCGCCAGCAAGCCCGGGTTTTGGCTGACCACCACCCCGACCTTGAGCCCGGCGATGTTGAAGGTCTTGGTGGGGCCGAGGAGGGTGACGGTGCGCTGGGCAACCTCGGCCGAGAGCGAGGCGAAGGGGATGTGCCGCCGGCCCTCGTAGACCAGGTCGCAGTGAAGCTCGTCGGACACCACCCAGAGGCGATGGCGCAGGGCGAAGTCGGCCAGCCCCTCGAGCTCGTCGCGGCTAAAGACCCGGCCCGTGGGGTTGTGCGGGTTGCAGAGCATGAGCAGCCTGGTGGCGGGGCTGACGAGGGCCTCGAGGCCCTCTAAGTCGATGTCGTAGGCCGCGCCGTTCCAGCGCAGCCCGTTGTAGCGCGGCACCCGGCCGGTGTCCGCTATGGCCGCGAGAAAGGGCGGGTAGATGGGCGACTGGACGATGACCTCCTCGCCCTCCGAGGCGCAGGCCAAAGCGGCCAGGTAGAGGCCCTGGATGATGCCGCCGGTGAGCCAGACGTCGCCTTCTTCAAAGCGCCAGCTCATCCGCTTCTCCATCCGCCCCCGGATGGTCGCGACCAGGCCCGGCTCGCCCGTGTGGCTGGGATAGCCGAGGTTGCCGCTGGCCGCGCGCGCCTGAACGGCTTTGACGATGGGCAGGGCGGTGGGAAAGTCCATATCGGCGACCCAGAGCGGAATCACCTCAGGGCCGTACTTCTGCCACTTCGCGCAGTGGCGCGCCTGCAGGTCCTCGAGCCTTAGCGTATCAAAAGCATGCACCATAAGGGAGTCTACCAACTCGCCCTCGAGCGCGTCGCCCTTTAGACTGGACGGGTGAGAGTCAGCATTCGGATTCCCGACTGGGCGAGACATATCGTCTCCGACCACACCGACATGGAGCGCAACCCGCAGCGGGTAGACGCCGCCAAGGTCAGCAGCTTTGCCTTCACCCTTCCGGGCGACGCCTACTTCGAGTACGCCTTTGTGGACGAGGCCGGCAAGGTGCGCCCCGACCCCGAAAACGACCTCCGCGCCGACAACCCCTGGTACCCCAGCGCCAGCGCCATCCTCGGCCCCGACTACCGGCCCGACCCCCACGCCGGGCTCGAGGGAGAACCGAGGGGAACGAGCCGGCGGCTCCGGCTCGAGTCGCGGGTCCTGGGCCAGACCCGCCGCCTCATCACCTATACCCCCGCCGGTCATGAGGGCGAGCCTCTGCCCTGCCTCTACCTCCAGGACGGCGTCGCCTACTACCGTATCGCTCGCCTGCCGCTGGTGCTGGAGGCTCTCCTGGCGGAGGGCGGGGTCCGCCCGGCCCACCTCGTCTTCGCCGAGCCCGGCGACCGCTTCGAGGAGTATTCCTTCAACCCCGACTACCGGCGCTCCTTCATCGAAGAGCTGCTGCCTTTCGTGGAGAGCGAGCTCGAGCCCACGGGCGAGCGGGTGCTCATGGGCGCCAGCCTGGGCGCTTTGGCGAGCGCCACCCTGGCCTGGCAGCGGCCCGACCTCTTCGGCACGGTGATCGCCCAGTCGGGGGCCTTTTTGGGCAGCCCCGAAGCGCCCAGGCACTACCGCACCGAGGTCTCCTGGCTGCTCGAGCGGGTCCGCGCGGAGGACCCCAAGCCGCTGCGCTGGTCGCTGGAGTGCGG comes from the Deinococcota bacterium genome and includes:
- a CDS encoding amidohydrolase, translating into MQRESSARQAYERIDAQIAGLRPLLLELSHKIHAHPEIRFEERQASSWLAETLAAHGFAVECGAGGLETAFYARLPGKGAGANSGPKVALVCEYDALEGLGHACGHNVIATMSLGGALALAPLLENLAGELVVVGTPGEEGGGGKVILLEAGVFDGLDAAMMIHPSYETRVGGPSLARVGWEVRYSGVPAHAAAAPHLGVNALDAVRLAFSGLDALRQQVTPDVRIHGVVTHGGDAVNIIPKEAAMRVFLRAASKDYLYDSLVPRARKVFEGAALMTGAELTIAESVKPYDNMATNLVLAERFAVHGARLGREVLPYDPLDYGGSTDMGNVSQRLPALHAYLAIDDEAQPHTAGFAEAARSERGDAAVLDGARILASLAHDLLSDGAFLEEVKGASLPRQAA
- a CDS encoding ABC transporter substrate-binding protein, with the protein product MRNIVSLLALLLLSTLGTVGAQSDRPITIAFEGGAVTMDPHKRQETTTLAWQQHIYEYLIRMSREGELVPELATAWEAEGENSWVITLREGVTWHDGSPFTAADVVGSLTRAKTHPESQMAQFLTAMREAVATGAHTVEIHTDTPDPLLPLKLAQVLVAKPDYAEEVGDDRMANEPMGTGPYRALSYTTDDSLTLEAFADYWGEQPEFRRVRLVNIPAGATRLSALLTGDVDIAEKILPQDFERVERSPDAYITMAPSTRVIYLTMNFECRENCPASGLPGGVNPFVDPRVRQAVAHAINLDAIIERVMGGVVTPATQYISPIDYLYDPLVERFDYDPERARELLAEAGYENGFRMRLDAPNDRYLNDALVAQAVGGMLGAVGIEVEVNATTRTVFFPMIDEGEFMMYLAGWGSPDVVSTFNNMIHTRDPQAGFGRLNRYFYANPEMDALIAEVNAEFDEARRIELIHEINQRTLKEDVVWIPLYVESVIAGVRGDIDFEANPQEYILAFEMRSR
- a CDS encoding ABC transporter permease produces the protein MLSFIFQRSVQAFGVLVFVGTLVFFLLNVAGDPVELLAPENATQAQIDQIRSNFGLDRPLYVQYWRFLSSAVQGDLGRSFQTGQPAMGMIVERFPATAQLVLAAMLMALVLGVPMGVMAANRHGSLVDKTLLFVSVLGVSAPNFWLAVMLLLIFSVELGWLPAYGSGTLAHLVLPAFTLATYRIALFTRLIRATLLEELSQDYVRTARAKGVVPRLVVYRHAMRNALIPFVTVTGLEFGNLLAGAVVTESIFAWPGMNRLALRALTTLDFPVIISFTLFVALIFVVLNTLVDILYSVIDPRVRYN
- a CDS encoding ABC transporter permease, whose amino-acid sequence is MTSRRLLKSLPVAPLLILLVFVVASLGADLFAPHDPRQQNILINLAPPNWLPGGEEDHLLGTDNLGRDILSNILYGGRVSLAVGFFALLISAAIGIPLGLVAGYFGGRAGSLIMRLADAQLALPTILVALVVLALLGAGLDRVILVIGVVGWAIYARITRAAVIQVRERDFVSAAQALGTSTPRILAKHILPNALSPILVQLSVDFPRVVLLEATLSFLGLGVSVDTPSLGLMVAAGQNHLFSGVWWLSAFPGLALTFLVLSVNLLGDWVRDVFDPRLRL
- a CDS encoding uracil-DNA glycosylase, coding for MTFDPAFDPAPPELLSCTLCPRLVAHREEVARLRRRAYRDQDYWGKPVPGFGDPAAGILLLGLAPGAHGSNRTGRMFTGDGSGDFLYPALYRAGLASQPGAMARGDGMGLHGVFITAAARCAPPGNKPAREELRNCRRWLAFDLDRLLGLRVVLALGAIAHDSYLELLRGRGVSVKKRRHPFAHGALHRFGGWPPLLDSYHVSVQNTNTGRLTGAMFDEVLEQAKALAQASR
- a CDS encoding pyridoxal phosphate-dependent aminotransferase gives rise to the protein MVHAFDTLRLEDLQARHCAKWQKYGPEVIPLWVADMDFPTALPIVKAVQARAASGNLGYPSHTGEPGLVATIRGRMEKRMSWRFEEGDVWLTGGIIQGLYLAALACASEGEEVIVQSPIYPPFLAAIADTGRVPRYNGLRWNGAAYDIDLEGLEALVSPATRLLMLCNPHNPTGRVFSRDELEGLADFALRHRLWVVSDELHCDLVYEGRRHIPFASLSAEVAQRTVTLLGPTKTFNIAGLKVGVVVSQNPGLLARFKRLGQGLVTPPNVLAQSAALAAYREGGEWLEDSLAYLTGNRAFLGEFLRERLPQIGYAEPEGTYLAWLDLRGLGLAEDLYPFLLLEAKVGLNEGPQYGPGGEGFARLNFATSRAILQEALVRLEGAWRARRG
- a CDS encoding alpha/beta hydrolase-fold protein, with protein sequence MRVSIRIPDWARHIVSDHTDMERNPQRVDAAKVSSFAFTLPGDAYFEYAFVDEAGKVRPDPENDLRADNPWYPSASAILGPDYRPDPHAGLEGEPRGTSRRLRLESRVLGQTRRLITYTPAGHEGEPLPCLYLQDGVAYYRIARLPLVLEALLAEGGVRPAHLVFAEPGDRFEEYSFNPDYRRSFIEELLPFVESELEPTGERVLMGASLGALASATLAWQRPDLFGTVIAQSGAFLGSPEAPRHYRTEVSWLLERVRAEDPKPLRWSLECGTLEWLLEVNRNLAAALEEKGYDCRYQERNAGHNWVNWRNGASRALRFALAR